A genomic region of Castor canadensis chromosome 16, mCasCan1.hap1v2, whole genome shotgun sequence contains the following coding sequences:
- the Ercc2 gene encoding general transcription and DNA repair factor IIH helicase subunit XPD isoform X2, with protein sequence MKLNVDGLLVYFPYDYIYPEQFSYMLELKRTLDAKGHGVLEMPSGTGKTVSLLALIMAYQRAYPLEVTKLIYCSRTVPEIEKVIEELRKLLSFYEKQEGEKLPFLGLALSSRKNLCIHPEVTPLRFGKDVDGKCHSLTASYVRAQYQRDASLPHCRFYEEFDVHGRQVPLPAGIYNLDDLKAVGQRQGWCPYFLARYSILHANVVVYSYHYLLDPKIADLVSKELARKAVVVFDEAHNIDNVCIDSMSVNLTRRTLDRCQGNLDTLQKTVLRIKETDEQRLRDEYRRLVEGLREASAARETDAHLANPVLPDEVLQEAVPGSIRTAEHFLGFLRRLLEYVKWRLRVQHVVQESPPAFLSGLAQRVCIQRKPLRFCAERLRSLLHTLEIADLADFSPLTLLANFATLVSTYAKGFTIIIEPFDDRTPTIANPILHFSCMDASLAIKPVFERFQSVIITSGTLSPLDIYPKILDFHPVTMATFTMTLARVCLCPMIIGRGNDQVAISSKFETREDIAVIRNYGNLLLEMSAVVPDGIVAFFTSYQYMESTVASWYEQGILENIQRNKLLFIETQDGAETSVALEKYQEACENGRGAILLSVARGKVSEGIDFVHHYGRAVIMFGVPYVYTQSRILKGWQAVQVSLTRASCPLSLPSCLKRFARADKRGKLPRWIQEHLTDANLNLTVDEGVQVAKYFLRQMAQPFHREDQLGLSLLSLEQLESEETLRRIEQIAQQL encoded by the exons atgaA GCTCAACGTGGACGGGCTGCTGGTCTACTTCCCGTACGACTACATCTATCCGGAGCAGTTCTCGTACATGCTGGAGCTCAAGCGCACGCTGGACGCCAAG GGTCATGGAGTCCTGGAGATGCCCTCAGGCACTGGAAAGACAGTGTCCTTGCTGGCCCTGATCATGGCATACCAGCGG GCATATCCACTGGAGGTGACCAAACTTATCTACTGCTCCAGGACAGTGCCAGAGATTGAGAAG GTTATTGAAGAGCTACGTAAACTGCTCAGCTTCTACgagaagcaggagggtgagaaGCTGCCGTTCTTGGGACTGGCCCTGAGCTCCCGTAAGAACCTGTGTATTCACCCTGAG GTGACGCCCCTGCGCTTTGGAAAGGATGTGGATGGGAAATGCCACAGCCTGACGGCCTCCTACGTGCGGGCGCAGTACCAGCGGGATGCCAGCCTGCCCCACTGCCGCTTCTATGAG GAGTTCGATGTCCATGGGCGCCAGGTACCCCTTCCTGCTGGCATCTACAACCTGGATGACCTGAAGGCCGTGGGGCAGCGCCAGGGCTGGTGCCCATACTTCCTTGCCCGCTATTCG ATCCTGCACGCCAACGTGGTGGTTTATAGCTACCACTACCTCCTGGACCCCAAGATCGCAGACCTGGTGTCTAAGGAGCTGGCCCGCAAGGCTGTTGTGGTCTTCGATGAGGCCCACAACATCG ATAACGTCTGCATCGACTCTATGAGTGTCAACCTCACCCGCCGGACCCTCGACCGCTGCCAGGGCAACCTGGACACCCTGCAGAAGACGGTGCTCAG GATCAAGGAGACAGATGAGCAGCGCCTGAGGGATGAATACCGGCGCCTAGTGGAGGGGCTGCGGGAGGCCAGCGCTGCGCGGGAGACTGATGCCCACCTGGCCAACCCCGTGCTCCCTGATGAGGTGCTGCAGG AGGCGGTGCCTGGCTCCATCCGCACGGCTGAGCACTTCCTGGGCTTCCTGCGGCGGCTGCTGGAGTACGTCAAGTGGCGGCTGCGCGTGCAGCACGTGGTGCAGGAGAGCCCACCCGCCTTCCTGAGCGGCCTGGCCCAGCGCGTGTGCATCCAGCGCAAGCCCCTCAG GTTCTGTGCCGAGCGCCTCCGCTCCCTCTTGCACACCTTGGAGATCGCTGACCTGGCTGACTTCTCCCCTCTCACCCTGCTTGCCAACTTTGCCACCCTTGTCAGCACCTATGCCAAGG GCTTTACCATCATCATCGAGCCCTTTGACGACAGAACCCCAACCATCGCCAACCCCATCCTGCACTTCAG CTGTATGGATGCCTCCCTGGCCATCAAACCCGTGTTTGAGCGTTTCCAGTCTGTCATCATCACCTCTGGG ACACTGTCCCCGCTGGACATCTACCCCAAGATCCTGGACTTCCACCCTGTCACCATGGCAACCTTCACCATGACGCTAGCCAGGGTCTGCCTCTGCCCCATG ATCATCGGGCGCGGTAACGACCAGGTGGCCATCAGCTCCAAATTCGAGACACGGGAAGACATCG CGGTGATCCGAAATTACGGCAACCTCCTGCTGGAGATGTCTGCCGTGGTTCCTGACGGCATCGTGGCCTTCTTCACCAGCTACCAGTACATGGAGAGCACCGTGGCCTCCTGGTACGAGCAG GGAATCCTAGAAAACATCCAGAGGAACAAGTTGCTGTTCATTGAGACTCAGGATGGGGCCGAGACCAGTGTAGCCCTGGAGAAGTACCAGGAG GCCTGTGAAAATGGTCGAGGGGCCATCCTGCTCTCTGTAGCCCGGGGCAAAGTATCTGAGGGGATCGACTTCG TGCACCACTATGGGCGGGCCGTCATCATGTTTGGTGTCCCCTATGTCTACACACAGAGCCGCATTCTCAAG GGGTGGCAGGCGGTCCAGGTTTCCCTGACCAGGGCCTCATGCCCTCTCTCCCTACCCTCCTGCTTGAAGCGGTTTGCCCGGGCGGACAAGCGAGGGAAGCTGCCCCGCTGGATCCAGGAGCACCTCACAGACGCCAACCTCAACCTGACTGTGGACGAGGGGGTCCAGGTCGCCAAGTACTTCCTGCGGCAGATGGCGCAGCCTTTTCACCGG GAGGACCAGCTGGGGCTGTCCCTGCTGAGCTTGGAGCAGCTGGAGTCGGAGGAGACTTTGCGGAGGATAGAGCAGATTGCTCAGCAGCTGTGA
- the Ercc2 gene encoding general transcription and DNA repair factor IIH helicase subunit XPD isoform X1 translates to MKLNVDGLLVYFPYDYIYPEQFSYMLELKRTLDAKGHGVLEMPSGTGKTVSLLALIMAYQRAYPLEVTKLIYCSRTVPEIEKVIEELRKLLSFYEKQEGEKLPFLGLALSSRKNLCIHPEVTPLRFGKDVDGKCHSLTASYVRAQYQRDASLPHCRFYEEFDVHGRQVPLPAGIYNLDDLKAVGQRQGWCPYFLARYSILHANVVVYSYHYLLDPKIADLVSKELARKAVVVFDEAHNIDNVCIDSMSVNLTRRTLDRCQGNLDTLQKTVLRIKETDEQRLRDEYRRLVEGLREASAARETDAHLANPVLPDEVLQEAVPGSIRTAEHFLGFLRRLLEYVKWRLRVQHVVQESPPAFLSGLAQRVCIQRKPLRFCAERLRSLLHTLEIADLADFSPLTLLANFATLVSTYAKGFTIIIEPFDDRTPTIANPILHFSCMDASLAIKPVFERFQSVIITSGTLSPLDIYPKILDFHPVTMATFTMTLARVCLCPMIIGRGNDQVAISSKFETREDIAVIRNYGNLLLEMSAVVPDGIVAFFTSYQYMESTVASWYEQGILENIQRNKLLFIETQDGAETSVALEKYQEACENGRGAILLSVARGKVSEGIDFVHHYGRAVIMFGVPYVYTQSRILKARLEYLRDQFQIRENDFLTFDAMRHAAQCVGRAIRGKTDYGLMVFADKRFARADKRGKLPRWIQEHLTDANLNLTVDEGVQVAKYFLRQMAQPFHREDQLGLSLLSLEQLESEETLRRIEQIAQQL, encoded by the exons atgaA GCTCAACGTGGACGGGCTGCTGGTCTACTTCCCGTACGACTACATCTATCCGGAGCAGTTCTCGTACATGCTGGAGCTCAAGCGCACGCTGGACGCCAAG GGTCATGGAGTCCTGGAGATGCCCTCAGGCACTGGAAAGACAGTGTCCTTGCTGGCCCTGATCATGGCATACCAGCGG GCATATCCACTGGAGGTGACCAAACTTATCTACTGCTCCAGGACAGTGCCAGAGATTGAGAAG GTTATTGAAGAGCTACGTAAACTGCTCAGCTTCTACgagaagcaggagggtgagaaGCTGCCGTTCTTGGGACTGGCCCTGAGCTCCCGTAAGAACCTGTGTATTCACCCTGAG GTGACGCCCCTGCGCTTTGGAAAGGATGTGGATGGGAAATGCCACAGCCTGACGGCCTCCTACGTGCGGGCGCAGTACCAGCGGGATGCCAGCCTGCCCCACTGCCGCTTCTATGAG GAGTTCGATGTCCATGGGCGCCAGGTACCCCTTCCTGCTGGCATCTACAACCTGGATGACCTGAAGGCCGTGGGGCAGCGCCAGGGCTGGTGCCCATACTTCCTTGCCCGCTATTCG ATCCTGCACGCCAACGTGGTGGTTTATAGCTACCACTACCTCCTGGACCCCAAGATCGCAGACCTGGTGTCTAAGGAGCTGGCCCGCAAGGCTGTTGTGGTCTTCGATGAGGCCCACAACATCG ATAACGTCTGCATCGACTCTATGAGTGTCAACCTCACCCGCCGGACCCTCGACCGCTGCCAGGGCAACCTGGACACCCTGCAGAAGACGGTGCTCAG GATCAAGGAGACAGATGAGCAGCGCCTGAGGGATGAATACCGGCGCCTAGTGGAGGGGCTGCGGGAGGCCAGCGCTGCGCGGGAGACTGATGCCCACCTGGCCAACCCCGTGCTCCCTGATGAGGTGCTGCAGG AGGCGGTGCCTGGCTCCATCCGCACGGCTGAGCACTTCCTGGGCTTCCTGCGGCGGCTGCTGGAGTACGTCAAGTGGCGGCTGCGCGTGCAGCACGTGGTGCAGGAGAGCCCACCCGCCTTCCTGAGCGGCCTGGCCCAGCGCGTGTGCATCCAGCGCAAGCCCCTCAG GTTCTGTGCCGAGCGCCTCCGCTCCCTCTTGCACACCTTGGAGATCGCTGACCTGGCTGACTTCTCCCCTCTCACCCTGCTTGCCAACTTTGCCACCCTTGTCAGCACCTATGCCAAGG GCTTTACCATCATCATCGAGCCCTTTGACGACAGAACCCCAACCATCGCCAACCCCATCCTGCACTTCAG CTGTATGGATGCCTCCCTGGCCATCAAACCCGTGTTTGAGCGTTTCCAGTCTGTCATCATCACCTCTGGG ACACTGTCCCCGCTGGACATCTACCCCAAGATCCTGGACTTCCACCCTGTCACCATGGCAACCTTCACCATGACGCTAGCCAGGGTCTGCCTCTGCCCCATG ATCATCGGGCGCGGTAACGACCAGGTGGCCATCAGCTCCAAATTCGAGACACGGGAAGACATCG CGGTGATCCGAAATTACGGCAACCTCCTGCTGGAGATGTCTGCCGTGGTTCCTGACGGCATCGTGGCCTTCTTCACCAGCTACCAGTACATGGAGAGCACCGTGGCCTCCTGGTACGAGCAG GGAATCCTAGAAAACATCCAGAGGAACAAGTTGCTGTTCATTGAGACTCAGGATGGGGCCGAGACCAGTGTAGCCCTGGAGAAGTACCAGGAG GCCTGTGAAAATGGTCGAGGGGCCATCCTGCTCTCTGTAGCCCGGGGCAAAGTATCTGAGGGGATCGACTTCG TGCACCACTATGGGCGGGCCGTCATCATGTTTGGTGTCCCCTATGTCTACACACAGAGCCGCATTCTCAAG GCACGGCTGGAGTACCTGCGGGACCAGTTCCAGATCCGAGAGAATGACTTCCTCACCTTTGATGCCATGCGTCACGCAGCCCAGTGTGTGGGCCGGGCCATCAGGGGCAAGACAGACTACGGCCTCATGGTCTTCGCTGATAAG CGGTTTGCCCGGGCGGACAAGCGAGGGAAGCTGCCCCGCTGGATCCAGGAGCACCTCACAGACGCCAACCTCAACCTGACTGTGGACGAGGGGGTCCAGGTCGCCAAGTACTTCCTGCGGCAGATGGCGCAGCCTTTTCACCGG GAGGACCAGCTGGGGCTGTCCCTGCTGAGCTTGGAGCAGCTGGAGTCGGAGGAGACTTTGCGGAGGATAGAGCAGATTGCTCAGCAGCTGTGA
- the Ercc2 gene encoding general transcription and DNA repair factor IIH helicase subunit XPD isoform X4, which yields MKLNVDGLLVYFPYDYIYPEQFSYMLELKRTLDAKGHGVLEMPSGTGKTVSLLALIMAYQRAYPLEVTKLIYCSRTVPEIEKVIEELRKLLSFYEKQEGEKLPFLGLALSSRKNLCIHPEVTPLRFGKDVDGKCHSLTASYVRAQYQRDASLPHCRFYEEFDVHGRQVPLPAGIYNLDDLKAVGQRQGWCPYFLARYSILHANVVVYSYHYLLDPKIADLVSKELARKAVVVFDEAHNIDNVCIDSMSVNLTRRTLDRCQGNLDTLQKTVLRIKETDEQRLRDEYRRLVEGLREASAARETDAHLANPVLPDEVLQEAVPGSIRTAEHFLGFLRRLLEYVKWRLRVQHVVQESPPAFLSGLAQRVCIQRKPLRFCAERLRSLLHTLEIADLADFSPLTLLANFATLVSTYAKGFTIIIEPFDDRTPTIANPILHFSCMDASLAIKPVFERFQSVIITSGTLSPLDIYPKILDFHPVTMATFTMTLARVCLCPMVTGL from the exons atgaA GCTCAACGTGGACGGGCTGCTGGTCTACTTCCCGTACGACTACATCTATCCGGAGCAGTTCTCGTACATGCTGGAGCTCAAGCGCACGCTGGACGCCAAG GGTCATGGAGTCCTGGAGATGCCCTCAGGCACTGGAAAGACAGTGTCCTTGCTGGCCCTGATCATGGCATACCAGCGG GCATATCCACTGGAGGTGACCAAACTTATCTACTGCTCCAGGACAGTGCCAGAGATTGAGAAG GTTATTGAAGAGCTACGTAAACTGCTCAGCTTCTACgagaagcaggagggtgagaaGCTGCCGTTCTTGGGACTGGCCCTGAGCTCCCGTAAGAACCTGTGTATTCACCCTGAG GTGACGCCCCTGCGCTTTGGAAAGGATGTGGATGGGAAATGCCACAGCCTGACGGCCTCCTACGTGCGGGCGCAGTACCAGCGGGATGCCAGCCTGCCCCACTGCCGCTTCTATGAG GAGTTCGATGTCCATGGGCGCCAGGTACCCCTTCCTGCTGGCATCTACAACCTGGATGACCTGAAGGCCGTGGGGCAGCGCCAGGGCTGGTGCCCATACTTCCTTGCCCGCTATTCG ATCCTGCACGCCAACGTGGTGGTTTATAGCTACCACTACCTCCTGGACCCCAAGATCGCAGACCTGGTGTCTAAGGAGCTGGCCCGCAAGGCTGTTGTGGTCTTCGATGAGGCCCACAACATCG ATAACGTCTGCATCGACTCTATGAGTGTCAACCTCACCCGCCGGACCCTCGACCGCTGCCAGGGCAACCTGGACACCCTGCAGAAGACGGTGCTCAG GATCAAGGAGACAGATGAGCAGCGCCTGAGGGATGAATACCGGCGCCTAGTGGAGGGGCTGCGGGAGGCCAGCGCTGCGCGGGAGACTGATGCCCACCTGGCCAACCCCGTGCTCCCTGATGAGGTGCTGCAGG AGGCGGTGCCTGGCTCCATCCGCACGGCTGAGCACTTCCTGGGCTTCCTGCGGCGGCTGCTGGAGTACGTCAAGTGGCGGCTGCGCGTGCAGCACGTGGTGCAGGAGAGCCCACCCGCCTTCCTGAGCGGCCTGGCCCAGCGCGTGTGCATCCAGCGCAAGCCCCTCAG GTTCTGTGCCGAGCGCCTCCGCTCCCTCTTGCACACCTTGGAGATCGCTGACCTGGCTGACTTCTCCCCTCTCACCCTGCTTGCCAACTTTGCCACCCTTGTCAGCACCTATGCCAAGG GCTTTACCATCATCATCGAGCCCTTTGACGACAGAACCCCAACCATCGCCAACCCCATCCTGCACTTCAG CTGTATGGATGCCTCCCTGGCCATCAAACCCGTGTTTGAGCGTTTCCAGTCTGTCATCATCACCTCTGGG ACACTGTCCCCGCTGGACATCTACCCCAAGATCCTGGACTTCCACCCTGTCACCATGGCAACCTTCACCATGACGCTAGCCAGGGTCTGCCTCTGCCCCATG gtGACTGGCCTCTGA
- the Ercc2 gene encoding general transcription and DNA repair factor IIH helicase subunit XPD isoform X3: MKLNVDGLLVYFPYDYIYPEQFSYMLELKRTLDAKGHGVLEMPSGTGKTVSLLALIMAYQRAYPLEVTKLIYCSRTVPEIEKVIEELRKLLSFYEKQEGEKLPFLGLALSSRKNLCIHPEVTPLRFGKDVDGKCHSLTASYVRAQYQRDASLPHCRFYEEFDVHGRQVPLPAGIYNLDDLKAVGQRQGWCPYFLARYSILHANVVVYSYHYLLDPKIADLVSKELARKAVVVFDEAHNIDNVCIDSMSVNLTRRTLDRCQGNLDTLQKTVLRIKETDEQRLRDEYRRLVEGLREASAARETDAHLANPVLPDEVLQEAVPGSIRTAEHFLGFLRRLLEYVKWRLRVQHVVQESPPAFLSGLAQRVCIQRKPLRFCAERLRSLLHTLEIADLADFSPLTLLANFATLVSTYAKGFTIIIEPFDDRTPTIANPILHFSCMDASLAIKPVFERFQSVIITSGTLSPLDIYPKILDFHPVTMATFTMTLARVCLCPMQFTCCVILGR; this comes from the exons atgaA GCTCAACGTGGACGGGCTGCTGGTCTACTTCCCGTACGACTACATCTATCCGGAGCAGTTCTCGTACATGCTGGAGCTCAAGCGCACGCTGGACGCCAAG GGTCATGGAGTCCTGGAGATGCCCTCAGGCACTGGAAAGACAGTGTCCTTGCTGGCCCTGATCATGGCATACCAGCGG GCATATCCACTGGAGGTGACCAAACTTATCTACTGCTCCAGGACAGTGCCAGAGATTGAGAAG GTTATTGAAGAGCTACGTAAACTGCTCAGCTTCTACgagaagcaggagggtgagaaGCTGCCGTTCTTGGGACTGGCCCTGAGCTCCCGTAAGAACCTGTGTATTCACCCTGAG GTGACGCCCCTGCGCTTTGGAAAGGATGTGGATGGGAAATGCCACAGCCTGACGGCCTCCTACGTGCGGGCGCAGTACCAGCGGGATGCCAGCCTGCCCCACTGCCGCTTCTATGAG GAGTTCGATGTCCATGGGCGCCAGGTACCCCTTCCTGCTGGCATCTACAACCTGGATGACCTGAAGGCCGTGGGGCAGCGCCAGGGCTGGTGCCCATACTTCCTTGCCCGCTATTCG ATCCTGCACGCCAACGTGGTGGTTTATAGCTACCACTACCTCCTGGACCCCAAGATCGCAGACCTGGTGTCTAAGGAGCTGGCCCGCAAGGCTGTTGTGGTCTTCGATGAGGCCCACAACATCG ATAACGTCTGCATCGACTCTATGAGTGTCAACCTCACCCGCCGGACCCTCGACCGCTGCCAGGGCAACCTGGACACCCTGCAGAAGACGGTGCTCAG GATCAAGGAGACAGATGAGCAGCGCCTGAGGGATGAATACCGGCGCCTAGTGGAGGGGCTGCGGGAGGCCAGCGCTGCGCGGGAGACTGATGCCCACCTGGCCAACCCCGTGCTCCCTGATGAGGTGCTGCAGG AGGCGGTGCCTGGCTCCATCCGCACGGCTGAGCACTTCCTGGGCTTCCTGCGGCGGCTGCTGGAGTACGTCAAGTGGCGGCTGCGCGTGCAGCACGTGGTGCAGGAGAGCCCACCCGCCTTCCTGAGCGGCCTGGCCCAGCGCGTGTGCATCCAGCGCAAGCCCCTCAG GTTCTGTGCCGAGCGCCTCCGCTCCCTCTTGCACACCTTGGAGATCGCTGACCTGGCTGACTTCTCCCCTCTCACCCTGCTTGCCAACTTTGCCACCCTTGTCAGCACCTATGCCAAGG GCTTTACCATCATCATCGAGCCCTTTGACGACAGAACCCCAACCATCGCCAACCCCATCCTGCACTTCAG CTGTATGGATGCCTCCCTGGCCATCAAACCCGTGTTTGAGCGTTTCCAGTCTGTCATCATCACCTCTGGG ACACTGTCCCCGCTGGACATCTACCCCAAGATCCTGGACTTCCACCCTGTCACCATGGCAACCTTCACCATGACGCTAGCCAGGGTCTGCCTCTGCCCCATG CAGTTTAcgtgctgtgtgatcttgggcaggtGA